GTCGAGCACCCTCATACCGTGCTAGGGGCGACCTGTTCTTGTCGTCTTCTCGTCGTCCGAAGTCGTTCCAGGTCGTCCGATCCACCGGCTCTCCCCCTGGATATCAACGCCCGGTCCACGGGTTCTGGCGCCGCCCCCGGTACCAGCCTAATCACCACAAGCCCCACCCCGGCAGGCCCGTCCACCCCTGAGCGCACGTCCACCGCGTCACAACCTGCCCAGAACTGGCCTACACAGCTTTCGCATTCATGGTCAAAAAGGGCGATGTTCGTGAACACCCCGAACATAAACGGAAGGTGAGGGGAGACGAGCGGGACCTTCCCGAAGCGCCTTACCGGGCAGGGCTGTTGGGGCGGACGACGGCCCACCCCGAACCTCGCCCGAAACCGGCCGCCGGGCATAGTAGGGCCGATCCGATCACCGAAACGGTCATCGATCCGGTCACCATCCCGCCAGAAACAGAAGGGGCTCCTTCGCGTGAGCTTCGGCCCGCCTCCCTCGATCTACACCCAATCCGCACTCTCGGCCGACACCGCCCGCAGGCGCCGCCGCCGTACGACGCTGCTGGGCGCCGTGGCGGTCGCCGCGGCGGTCGCGCTGGGCGGAGGCGGCTGGCTCCTCGCGTCCGAGGACGACGGCGCACCCGCCGGCGCCGAGCAGGCCGTCGCGCAGAGCCCGGACGACATCAGGGAGACGACCGAGACGGTCCCCGCCTCGCCCGAGGGCCGGCTGATGATCGAGCACGACGAGGAGAACCTCGCCAAGACCAACGACGCCGCCCCTCGCTACGCGCCCGGCACCTGGGCCACCGACAAGGTCATGGTCAAGGGCGTCGCCAACCGTCTCGAGGGCTACAACATCGCCCTCGACGCCGACGAGAAGGCCTGGAGCCTCAAGCTGGACGGCCAGATCTGCGCCACCAGCAGACATGTCACCGCGGACGGCCGTACCGCCGTCGTCATCCAGCCTCCGCAGCCCAAGGGCTCGGAGAAGGAGGGCGTCTGCGACCAGGTGGTGTTCTTCGACCTCGACACCGGCGAGAAGCTGTGGCAGAAGAAGATGCCCGCGGCGAACTCCGCCTACGTCACCAACACCAACCTCACGCTCACGAAGGGCGTCGTCGCCGTGGCCTGGGGTCAGGGCTCCGTGGCGTACGACATGAAGTCCGGCGAGCAGCTGTGGAACAGCAGCCTCGGCTCCAAGTGCCAGGACAAGGCCTTCGCCGGCGGCCGCGCCCTGCTGTCCCTGCTCAGCTGCGGATCACCGCCCGACGTCACCTTCCAGGTGCAGAAGCTGGACCCGCGCACGGGCAAGGTGCGGTGGACGTACCGGGTCGCCCGTGGGGTCCAGACCGTCTATCTGCCGTCGTCCGATCCGCCGGTGCTCGCCGTCGCCGCGGGGGACAGCGAGGTGACCGACCTGATCTCGCTCGACAGCGCGGGCAAGCGCCGTACGACCATCGCGCTGAACGGCTACGACGCGAAGTGCGGCGAGCGGTACTTCGGACTGTCGTTCTTCGGCGAGTACGAGACCTGCGACGGCCTGGTCGTCGGACGCGACCGGGCCTTCGTCACCAGCGAGGAGAACATCGCCGCCAACCAGCCGTCGGGCTGGATCGTGGCGTTCGACCTGGTGACGGGCAGGACGGCCGGCAAGTTCGACGGGCGCGAGCTGCAGAAGGTCCATCCGCTGCGGATGAGCGGCGACGACCTCCTGATCTACCGGAGCGGTGCGGGCACCGTCGCCCCGGCCGCCGTGGTGCGCTGGAACCCGAGGACGGACAAGGAGACCCCACTCCTCCTCTTCACCCTCCCGGACGACGAGGACGGCGAGCTCAGCGACCCGGAGCAGTCGGACATCCTCTACCACCGGGGCCGGGTCTTCTTCGGGAAGCGGGAACTGGTCGCCGACGACAAGTACCCGACCGACCCGGTCCTGATGGCCCTCGCCGTCGGGGGCGCCGGACTGAAGCACTGAGAGAGCGAAGAGGGGCGGCACGCACGCGTGCCGCCCCTCACCGTCACTCCGCCTCTTGCGGCGCCGGCTCGATGTCGAACTCCCCGTCCCGCGCACCCAGCACGAACGCCCGCCACTCCGCCTCCGTGTACCGCAGCACGGTCTCCGGCTCCAGCGAGGACCGCATGGCCACGGCGCCCTCGGGCAGGTACGCGATCTCGACCCGCTCCTCGTGCTCCTCGGTGCCCGGCGCGCTGTGCCACTCGACGCCCGAGATGTCGAGGGCGTAGAGCTCGTCCCGCTCCCGCTCCTTGCGCGCCTTGATCTCCTCTGCCGTCTCCGCCATGTCCCGGCGACCCCTTCCGACGTCGTACGACCACGATCCGAGCGCTCACCCTAGTGGCCCCCCGCGCCCCATCAGGGTGCTTCCGGAACCGGGGCGAAGGCCCCCACCTTTGCCTGGTACCCTGAGTGACGGCCGTTCGTGTACGCACCCCCGGAGCCCTTCGCTCTGGAGGCCGCGCCCAGCGGATCCCCGCCTCCCGAGTAACGGAAGCTCCCCCGAGACACAGACCGGGGGCACTCGGTGGCCATTTTCAGACTACGAGGAGTTTCGAGTGCCGCTCGATGCCGCAGTGAAGAAGCAGCTCATCGCCGAGTTCGGTCAGAAGGAAGGCGACACCGGCTCCCCCGAGGTCCAGGTCGCCATGCTCTCGCGCCGGATCTCGGACCTGACCGAGCACCTCAAGACCCACAAGCACGACCACCACTCCCGTCGTGGTCTGCTGATCCTGGTCGGTCAGCGCCGCCGCCTTCTCCAGTACCTGGCGAAGAAGGACATCCAGCGCTTCCGCGCGCTGGTCGACCGCCTCGGCATCCGCCGCGGTGCGGCGGGCGCCAAGTAAGACGTCATGTGGGGAGCGGTTCCCGAAACGAGTCGGGGGTCGCTCCCTTTGCCGTACGTGCGGAAACGTGCGGAGTGTCACACCTACTTTGTAGTGTGGTAGCACAACGCAGTACCAAGCAGTACCACGAGGAGAAGTGCACCTCGCCGCCGCCGGTCCTCGGTAGTGGCTCCCGGGCAATGCGAACCCGGGTGCTTCGATCGAAGACCGGCCCGCAACAGACGGAGCGCTTCTCCGCCCATGTCCCCCCGCCACACGGGCGGGCCGGGACAAAAGACGAAAAGTAATGGAGAAACGCTAGTGGAGAACGAGACCCACTACGCCGAGGCCGTCATCGACAACGGCTCCTTCGGCACCCGCACCATCCGCTTCGAGACGGGCCGCCTGGCCAAGCAGGCCGCCGGCTCCGCCGTGGCGTATCTGGACGACGACACCATGGTGCTGTCGGCCACCACCGCCTCCAAGAACCCCAAGGAAAACCTCGACTTCTTCCCCCTCACGGTGGACGTCGAGGAGCGGATGTACGCCGCCGGCAAGATCCCCGGCAGCTTCTTCCGCCGTGAGGGTCGTCCCTCCGAGGACGCCATCCTCACCTGTCGCCTCATCGACCGTCCGCTGCGCCCGTCCTTCAAGAAGGGCCTGCGCAACGAGATCCAGGTCGTCGCCACGATCATGGCGCTCAACCCCGACCACCTGTACGACGTCGTGGCGATCAACGCCGCCTCCGCGTCCACCCAGCTGGCCGGTCTGCCCTTCTCCGGCCCGATCGGCGGCGTCCGCGTCGCGCTGATCAACGGCCAGTGGGTCGCGTTCCCGACGCACACCGAGCTCGAGGACGCCGTCTTCGACATGGTCGTCGCCGGTCGCGTCCTGGAGGACGGCGACGTCGCGATCATGATGGTCGAGGCCGAGGCCACCGAGAAGACCATCCAGCTGGTCGCGGGCGGCGCCGAGGCGCCGACCGAGGAGGTCGTCGCCTCCGGTCTGGACGCCGCGAAGCCCTTCATCAAGGTGCTCTGCAAGGCCCAGGCCGACCTCGCCGCGAAGGCTGCCAAGCCGACCGGCGAGTTCCCGGTCTTCCTCGACTACCAGGACGACGTCCTGGAGGCGCTCGCCGCCGCCGTCCGCCCGGAGCTCGCCTCCGCGCTGACGATCGCGGGCAAGCAGGACCGAGAGGCCGAGCTGGACCGCGTCAAGGGTCTGGCCGCCGAGAAGCTCCTGCCGGAGTTCGAGGGCCGCGAGAAGGAGATCTCCGCCGCGTACCGCTCCCTGACCAAGCAGCTCGTCCGCGAGCGCGTGATCAAGGAGAAGAAGCGCATCGACGGCCGCGGTGTCACGGACATCCGTACGCTCGCCGCTGAGGTCGAGGCCATCCCGCGCGTGCACGGCTCCGCGGTGTTCGAGCGTGGCGAGACCCAGATCCTGGGCGTCACCACCCTCAACATGCTCCGCATGGAGCAGCAGCTGGACACCCTCTCCCCGGTGACCCGCAAGCGCTACATGCACAACTACAACTTCCCGCCGTACTCCGTCGGCGAGACCGGCCGCGTCGGCTCCCCGAAGCGCCGCGAGATCGGCCACGGCGCTCTCGCCGAGCGCGCCATCGTGCCGGTCCTGCCGACGCGCGAGGAGTTCCCCTACGCGATCCGTCAGGTGTCCGAGGCGCTGAGCTCGAACGGCTCGACGTCGATGGGCTCGGTCTGCGCCTCCACCATGTCGCTGCTGAACGCCGGTGTGCCCCTCAAGGCCCCCGTCGCCGGTATCGCCATGGGCCTGATCTCCCAGGAGATCAACGGCGAGACGCACTACGTCGCCCTCACCGACATCCTCGGTGCGGAGGACGCCTTCGGCGACATGGACTTCAAGGTCGCCGGCACCAAGGAGTTCGTCACCGCCCTCCAGCTGGACACCAAGCTGGACGGCATCCCCGCCTCCGTCCTGGCCGCGGCCCTCAAGCAGGCCCGTGACGCCCGCCTCCACATCCTCGACGTGATGATGGAAGCGATCGACACGCCGGACGAGATGTCCCCCAACGCCCCGCGGATCATCACGGTCAAGATCCCCGTGGACAAGATCGGTGAGGTCATCGGCCCGAAGGGCAAGATGATCAACCAGATCCAGGAGGACACCGGCGCCGACATCACGATCGAGGACGACGGCACCATCTACATCGGTGCCCAGCAGGGCTCGCAGGCCGAGGCCGCGCGCGCCACGATCAACTCGATCGCCAACCCGACCATGCCGGAGGTCGGCGAGCGCTACCTGGGTACGGTCGTCAAGACCACCACCTTCGGTGCGTTCGTGTCGCTGCTCCCGGGCAAGGACGGACTGCTGCACATCTCGCAGATCCGCAAGCTCGCCGGCGGCAAGCGCGTGGAGAACGTCGAGGACGTCGTCGCCGTGGGCTCCAAGGTCCAGGTCGAGATCGCCGAGATCGACTCCCGCGGCAAGCTCTCCCTGATCCCGGTCATCGAGGGCGAAGAGAACGATGAGAAGAAGGACGACACCGACAAGTGACGTCGAGTAGCTCACCGGCGACGGCCCGCACCTCTTCGGAGGCGCGGGCCGTCGCCCGTACCCAAACCCTCGTCAAGGGCGCGAACGGCATCGGCACGGTCCGCAAGACGACCCTCCCGGGCGGCCTGCGCATCGTCACCGAGACGCTGCCCTCGGTCCGCTCCGCCACCTTCGGCATCTGGGCCCACGTCGGCTCCCGTGACGAGACCCCGTCCCTGAACGGTGCCACGCACTACCTGGAGCACCTGCTCTTCAAGGGCACCACGCGCAGGTCGGCGCTGGACATCTC
Above is a window of Streptomyces sp. NBC_00490 DNA encoding:
- a CDS encoding polyribonucleotide nucleotidyltransferase, coding for MENETHYAEAVIDNGSFGTRTIRFETGRLAKQAAGSAVAYLDDDTMVLSATTASKNPKENLDFFPLTVDVEERMYAAGKIPGSFFRREGRPSEDAILTCRLIDRPLRPSFKKGLRNEIQVVATIMALNPDHLYDVVAINAASASTQLAGLPFSGPIGGVRVALINGQWVAFPTHTELEDAVFDMVVAGRVLEDGDVAIMMVEAEATEKTIQLVAGGAEAPTEEVVASGLDAAKPFIKVLCKAQADLAAKAAKPTGEFPVFLDYQDDVLEALAAAVRPELASALTIAGKQDREAELDRVKGLAAEKLLPEFEGREKEISAAYRSLTKQLVRERVIKEKKRIDGRGVTDIRTLAAEVEAIPRVHGSAVFERGETQILGVTTLNMLRMEQQLDTLSPVTRKRYMHNYNFPPYSVGETGRVGSPKRREIGHGALAERAIVPVLPTREEFPYAIRQVSEALSSNGSTSMGSVCASTMSLLNAGVPLKAPVAGIAMGLISQEINGETHYVALTDILGAEDAFGDMDFKVAGTKEFVTALQLDTKLDGIPASVLAAALKQARDARLHILDVMMEAIDTPDEMSPNAPRIITVKIPVDKIGEVIGPKGKMINQIQEDTGADITIEDDGTIYIGAQQGSQAEAARATINSIANPTMPEVGERYLGTVVKTTTFGAFVSLLPGKDGLLHISQIRKLAGGKRVENVEDVVAVGSKVQVEIAEIDSRGKLSLIPVIEGEENDEKKDDTDK
- the rpsO gene encoding 30S ribosomal protein S15, with the translated sequence MPLDAAVKKQLIAEFGQKEGDTGSPEVQVAMLSRRISDLTEHLKTHKHDHHSRRGLLILVGQRRRLLQYLAKKDIQRFRALVDRLGIRRGAAGAK
- a CDS encoding outer membrane protein assembly factor BamB family protein, translated to MSFGPPPSIYTQSALSADTARRRRRRTTLLGAVAVAAAVALGGGGWLLASEDDGAPAGAEQAVAQSPDDIRETTETVPASPEGRLMIEHDEENLAKTNDAAPRYAPGTWATDKVMVKGVANRLEGYNIALDADEKAWSLKLDGQICATSRHVTADGRTAVVIQPPQPKGSEKEGVCDQVVFFDLDTGEKLWQKKMPAANSAYVTNTNLTLTKGVVAVAWGQGSVAYDMKSGEQLWNSSLGSKCQDKAFAGGRALLSLLSCGSPPDVTFQVQKLDPRTGKVRWTYRVARGVQTVYLPSSDPPVLAVAAGDSEVTDLISLDSAGKRRTTIALNGYDAKCGERYFGLSFFGEYETCDGLVVGRDRAFVTSEENIAANQPSGWIVAFDLVTGRTAGKFDGRELQKVHPLRMSGDDLLIYRSGAGTVAPAAVVRWNPRTDKETPLLLFTLPDDEDGELSDPEQSDILYHRGRVFFGKRELVADDKYPTDPVLMALAVGGAGLKH
- a CDS encoding DUF397 domain-containing protein gives rise to the protein MAETAEEIKARKERERDELYALDISGVEWHSAPGTEEHEERVEIAYLPEGAVAMRSSLEPETVLRYTEAEWRAFVLGARDGEFDIEPAPQEAE